A stretch of DNA from Dehalobacterium formicoaceticum:
GCTCCGCCAATTCATAAGCTTCCTTGCACAAGGGACAGATTAAGCGCACTAACCGTTGGGCCATCACTCCAATTACGGTGGAGGCCACTAAAAAAGGCTCTATCCCCATATCTATTAATCGGGGCAGAGCTCCTGCTGCATCGTTGGTATGCAGTGTGGTCAAAACCAAATGGCCGGTAGTAGCCGCCCTGACGGCAATACCAGCCGTTTCCCCGTCCCGGATTTCCCCGATCAGGAGAATATCCGGGTCCTGACGCAAAATCGCCCGCAAACCATTGGCAAAATTCAGCCCCGCTTTATCATTCACTCTAATTTGGTTGATCCCTTCCAAAACATATTCCACCGGATCTTCAATGGTTACGATGTTTTTTTCCGGCGCATTGATTTCTGAGATGGTGGAATATAGGGTGGTGGTCTTTCCGGAGCCGGTGGGACCGGTTATAATAATCATGCCGTAGGAACGCTGAACCATTTGTCTGTAAATAGGTAAAATATCCGGTGAAAGGCCTAACTTGTCAAGGGTTACAATCACGCCGCTTTTATCCAAGATACGGATCACCACTTTTTCCCCAAAAATCGTGGGCAGGGTGGATACCCGTAAATCCACATCCTGTTGAGCAATTTTGACCTGGATTCTTCCATCCAGAGGAATTCTTTTTTCGGCAATATCCATATCTCCCATGATCTTGATCCGGGATACCACTGAAGCATGGGATTGCTTCGGCAGGGCTAATATATCCTTTAAAACACCGTCGATACGAAAACGAATCAGCAATTGCTCTGCCCGGGGCTCGATATGAATGTCACTGGCTCGATCCTGAACAGCTTGCTTAATAATGGAATTGACAATACGCACCGTCGGAGCCTCAACGCCATAAGCTCCCGGGGGTTCATCCAAATCAAAAGCAACTAAATTTGCCTGCGGCTGAATTTCAAATTCCAAAATGGCTTGATTAACAAGATCCTGAAAACCGAAAAGCTTTTTAATAGCACCATCAATATCTTGTTCCATGGCTATCATGGGTACAATAGTAAGCCCGGTAGCCAGATGAAGATCATCCAGCACCACCAGGTTTAGGGGGTCCGGCATGGCAACAAAAAGCTTATTGCCCTCTTTTTTTACCGGGACCACCCGCTGCTGTTTAATTAAAGCTTCCGGCACCAATTTGGTCACATTGGGCAGCAGGACGACGCTGCCTAGTTTAATGGCATCTACATTCAATTGCCGGGCCAAAACCTGCATTATATCATGTTCCGTGGTAAAGCCCTGGTTAACCAATATCGTACCAAGCCGCTCCCCAGTGCGTTTTTGAATGTTCAGGGCTTCCTGCAAATTACGATCAGTAATCATCCCGGCTTCTATGAGCCAATCCCCCAGTTTCTTTTTTGTCCTGTCCACGATGATTCTCCTCAGTCTGGTTTTATTAAGATCATAAAGCAAAAACTTCGTCAAAAAAGATCAATGCATTAATAACTTCCACTAAATTCTTCAATTTCCTGCAATATTCAACAAAATATCCATTGGGACAAGTCGGTTTTAGCTGCTGAATTTGCGGGTAAGAACCTGCCATAGGCTTTTCTGCTGTTCTTCAGTAAGCTTGTCCTCAATGTCCTCTTTCTCCTTGCGTAGTAGTTCCAACTGTCTGGCCAGATTCTTGCTTTCTTCCCGAGTTTTTTGCAGTTCCTGGATAATGGCGGAAAACATAAAAAACACCGTCGTTTTAAAATTGGAGTCTATTCCTAATCCGCTGGTTAAGGTACGTTCCATCTCCAATCGTCTTTTGGCACCTTTAATCGTGTATTGTTCGTTATAGAGAAGTTCTTTGATCTGGGAAAACATTTCAATATTTTCCTCAGTATACCGTGCTCTTTGTCCCTTAGGGCAATTAATATTTAAAAAGTCATTAAATTCCTTTTCCCAATATCTTAGAGTACTTACCTCTACTTGCAGGATATTGCCGGCTTGATCAATGGTTAAAGCAGCCATCAAAATCCTCCTTTCCTTCCTCAGGCACATTTTTGTTATAACCTGATATATATTCCTCAAATTAAATTGATTTCCTCTCCATCTCAGGTAATTATTACCGAATAATTGCGACAAGAAAAGCGCCTTTCAGCGCTTTTTCAAAATTTTAGTCATAATCATTATCTTTGATGCAAGCTTGTTCCAGGATCATGCCATCATTCATGTGCGGATGTATCAATTTTTTTCAGCTTTTTTTCCAAGGATGCTCTCATAGCCCAAACAGGTGCTTCCACACCTGTCCACAGACGAAAAGCTTCCGCTCCCTGATAGATTAGCATGCCCAGTCCTGATAATGTGGCACAGCCTTTCTCTTTCGCCTGCTTTAACAGCAAGGTTTCCTGGGGATGATATATAATATCGGCGACCAATTGACCTCCGTGCAGACCGTCCAAGTATTCTGTTAAAAGAGATTGATCCGGGGGATATAGACCGACAGAGGTGGTATTAATTATGATTTGGGCACTTTGTATTTTCTCTGTAAGATCTTCCGGGGAAAAATCATATATGGAAGATGTCCCCCCCATGTTTTGAATCATTTCCTGAATAGGTTCTGCCCGGGCAAGGGTACGATTCAAAATCATAATTTCCTTTGCTCCCTGAAGGATCATAGCGGCGGCAATAGCGCGAGCTGCTCCTCCGGCTCCCAAAAGTAAGATTGTCTTCCCGTAAGGATCGCATTGCCCTTCCTCTCTTAAAGAGCGAATAAAACCTAAACCATCGGTATTATAGCCTTTCAGCCTTCCATTTTCATGGAGAACGGTATTAACAGCTCCGATTGCTAGGGCCTGGGGATCTAAATCATCCAATAAGGGCAGGACTTTTTCTTTATGGGGCAGCGTAATATTAACGCCTCTCGCACCCAGCACGGGCAATGATGCCACGGCTGCTTCCAAATGCTCCGGTAAGATATCAAATGGTAGATAAACATACTTTTGATCCAAACCCGTTTCCTGAAGGGCAGCATTTTGCATGTCAGGTGACAATGAATGGGTGATCGGATGGCCAAAAATACCTAATAACTGCACGGTCTCTCCTCCTGTTATTTTCTCTGATTCTCTGGTGTAAGGTTTAGTTCAAGGTAGTCTAAGCCAAAAAAGAGCTAAAATTCAGCTCTTTTTTCTGTAGCAAGGGCTTGCTCTTCCCCTTGGGAAAAATAAAGCTTTACCCGGATACCGCCCTTAGCACGGTACATGCCAACATTAATCAGTCTTGAATTTTTTAGTTCCGGATGGGTAATCTTAATTTCTTCTACCTGGCTTCGGATCTTCATTAAAAGCAACGTGGCGCTGATAATTTTTTCAGGCGCAGGTAAAAACAAACTAAAGGTATGGGTTGCGCTCATTCTTGAACCCCCAAATTTGGTTTGTTCTTATTCTGCCCTGACGAGAGAATCTTTAAACAACACCTTTATCAAATTCCATGACTCCAACTTCTATAAGTGGGAGCTCCTATTTTCACTTCAGGTGGGGTAGATTCCCCATCTGAAGCCCCGATGTTCAGCTTTAGCTGAACAAGTTCACTTAGGTCTTTTAATGCCCGCCACTTTTAAAAAGATGCGTTCAATACATCGGTTCACCTTGGTCCCGGCGAATTCTTTGGCACCAATGGGGTTAACCAAAATAGTATAAAGTCCGGTGCGATTTCCGCCGAGGATATCGGTAAAAATCTGATCTCCCACCACTACTGTTTCCGCCTCTGTGGTTTTAAGTACCTCCATAGCTCTGCGATATCCACTGCGTCGAGGTTTGGTCGCTCTGGACACATATGAAATCCCTAATTTTTGAGCAGCTTCCATGACCCGGGGTCCCTTGTTATTGGAAAGCAGACAAGCGGAAATACCGAGCTGCTGCAGGTTCGCAAACCAATGCATCATTTCATCTTTTATTTCCGGATTGTTCCACTCTGTAATGGTATTATCCAGATCCAGAATCATACCTTTAACATTTCTTTTTGCCAAGTCCTGTAGGGGAATATCCAAGACAGATACGGTCATCATGTCCGGCATAAAGTTATTGGTTTTCAAAAAATCTCTCTCCCCCTTAGACGGTTTTCCAAATAAGCCACTGAAACTTCTCCATAAAAAGATCTTTCATAGTCTGGTACAGACTGTCTGTGCCGGTTCTTTTTTCATTAATTTCATCCATTGTGATAGGTACAAACTGATCCTTCATACGAATTAACCAATGGACTTTTTCCTGATCAAATTTTTCCAAGGCTACATCCAAGCCAAAGGGCTGGCTCTGCAATTCTTCAATAATTTGATTTATGGTTTCCTGTATTACTTGTATCTTTTCCATGCTTTTTTCCTCCTCGGTGCAAATCCCTCTGACCTTTCCACTAGGAAAGGCGGTTTTTAAAATCATAATAGCCGAATTCTTTAATTATTTTCAACCCGTCCCGATCATTAAAAACTCCAATGGAAGGCAGCTTAATGCCATTAAAGGTGTTGTTTTTTACCATGGTATAATGAGCCATATCGCAGAATACCAAAGGATCTCCTGCCTTTAAGGGTTGGGGAAAGGAATAATCCCCGATGATATCTCCTGCCAGACAAGTAGGACCGCCTAAACGATAAGTATAAGGAAAATCCCCCGGTAAGCCGCTGCCGATAATCTGTGGACGATAAGGCATTTCCAGCACATCCGGCATATGACAGGCAGCGGAGGTATCCAATATGGCAATATCCAGGCCATTATGAACAAAATCAAGGACCCGGGCCACTAAATAACCGCAATTTAATACTACCGCTTCCCCCGGCTCCAGATAAACCTGCACCCCGTATTTTTCCCGGGCAAAGTGCAGGAATTTTTCCAGGGTTGCCAGATCATAATCAGGCCGGGTGATATGATGGCCTCCCCCCAGGTTAAGCCA
This window harbors:
- a CDS encoding ATPase, T2SS/T4P/T4SS family, translated to MDRTKKKLGDWLIEAGMITDRNLQEALNIQKRTGERLGTILVNQGFTTEHDIMQVLARQLNVDAIKLGSVVLLPNVTKLVPEALIKQQRVVPVKKEGNKLFVAMPDPLNLVVLDDLHLATGLTIVPMIAMEQDIDGAIKKLFGFQDLVNQAILEFEIQPQANLVAFDLDEPPGAYGVEAPTVRIVNSIIKQAVQDRASDIHIEPRAEQLLIRFRIDGVLKDILALPKQSHASVVSRIKIMGDMDIAEKRIPLDGRIQVKIAQQDVDLRVSTLPTIFGEKVVIRILDKSGVIVTLDKLGLSPDILPIYRQMVQRSYGMIIITGPTGSGKTTTLYSTISEINAPEKNIVTIEDPVEYVLEGINQIRVNDKAGLNFANGLRAILRQDPDILLIGEIRDGETAGIAVRAATTGHLVLTTLHTNDAAGALPRLIDMGIEPFLVASTVIGVMAQRLVRLICPLCKEAYELAEHAVERKFMGIGPDQGVTLYRGSGCPQCSFTGYRGRIAIQELLPVRETQQQLILARSPVNEIAQSAIEDGMLSLTQDGIQKALLGLTTIDEVMRVATTGL
- a CDS encoding MerR family transcriptional regulator, translating into MAALTIDQAGNILQVEVSTLRYWEKEFNDFLNINCPKGQRARYTEENIEMFSQIKELLYNEQYTIKGAKRRLEMERTLTSGLGIDSNFKTTVFFMFSAIIQELQKTREESKNLARQLELLRKEKEDIEDKLTEEQQKSLWQVLTRKFSS
- a CDS encoding shikimate dehydrogenase — encoded protein: MQLLGIFGHPITHSLSPDMQNAALQETGLDQKYVYLPFDILPEHLEAAVASLPVLGARGVNITLPHKEKVLPLLDDLDPQALAIGAVNTVLHENGRLKGYNTDGLGFIRSLREEGQCDPYGKTILLLGAGGAARAIAAAMILQGAKEIMILNRTLARAEPIQEMIQNMGGTSSIYDFSPEDLTEKIQSAQIIINTTSVGLYPPDQSLLTEYLDGLHGGQLVADIIYHPQETLLLKQAKEKGCATLSGLGMLIYQGAEAFRLWTGVEAPVWAMRASLEKKLKKIDTSAHE
- a CDS encoding YqeG family HAD IIIA-type phosphatase, translated to MFLWRSFSGLFGKPSKGERDFLKTNNFMPDMMTVSVLDIPLQDLAKRNVKGMILDLDNTITEWNNPEIKDEMMHWFANLQQLGISACLLSNNKGPRVMEAAQKLGISYVSRATKPRRSGYRRAMEVLKTTEAETVVVGDQIFTDILGGNRTGLYTILVNPIGAKEFAGTKVNRCIERIFLKVAGIKRPK